tttacctccactcctactcATCTCAGAAAACTCAACATCCCTAATGGGTCCAACCAGAATAAATCTAGTTTCTAAGTTTTCAACCACAGAAGAACTTACCTCAAAAGGATATTCTTGAGTCTTTTCAGAGCCAGAAGACCCATGTCCATCTCCCTCAGTCGCGAATTGAAAGGATTCAGACTCAGAGCTAGAATCAGACTTTGGAGCTGGGCTTTCTTTTACTTGGCTAGCTTTAAACCTTTCATTTAAAAGCTTCCTCAAAGCCCTAGATGCTACAGtctttcgagcaagcattttctgccttcgaaacctaggttttggagATGCACTTGGTGGATTAGATGATgatgaatttgagggagatgGTGGTGGAGGACTGTCAGGATGATCTTGTGGGTTAGACATAATTTTTcatttcttgagagaatttgggaattttggagaagagggcaaTTGGAATTGAAGAGGAATTTTTGACGCTTTTAGAATTATGAAGAAGACTGGAGATGTGGTGTATATTTAAAGTGAATTAGATATTAAGTAAGTAACGACAGCTTTTTCAGGGTTCAAATAGAAGTCTAATTAAACTGAAATTCCAGAATTTTAATGACAGATTTGGCTTCTCTagatattgggcaaaaatcacggtTTAAAGTTCTAGATGGACGGAACTGGTTCAATACTcaacggatagaattttctaggaatttgacaagtataggacttctgctcatgattgaattattaatctttctaattgtgcagagtatagaaaacatacctgagctttcatatgaacccatactgatgaaccaggttcttcatatagaactctcttgaacatgctttaaatgccataatagagaaaatgttataagagatcagtgagtcatatatacacatgtcacagagtatactaattaaagtatgaagctgagtaagaattaatctagatatttacacaggttcagaattcctagccaaaataattcaattttttttcattgtgcattctgagctggacctattaggtgatcttaatcatccctaattccaacctgttcctttcaaagttttctctacttagtgctttagtgaagatgttagcaatttgcttatcagtagcacagaattctatggagatcaatcctttctcaatgttatctcttaagaagtggtgtctaacatctatgggcttagtcctcttatgatgaacatggttctttgtcatacttatagcactagtgttatcacagaatatggGAATTCAACCAACTTCACTGCCAAAATCTACCACCTACTGTTTGATCCATAACAATTGTGCACAACAAGATGCAGcagcaacatattcagcctcaacagtggataaggccactgaattttgctttttagtggcccaggatacaagacatgaaccaagaaagtcagccatacctgaggtgctcttcctatccactagGAATCCTACATAATCAacatcagcatatcctactagattgaaattactacctttggggTACCAATGACCcagatcagtggtgcctttcagatatcttagtatcctcttgacatcAGTCAAGTAAGACTCTTTtggattttcctgaaaaccagCACAAAGCCCTATACTGAAAACAATGTCATGTCTGCTAGCAGTACGactgtattgtggtccgggcccggGCCAAACGGGCCTAAACGGGCCTGGGCTTGAGGCGGGTCGGGTTGAGGCGGTCCCGGGCCAAACAGTCCCAATGTGTGGAACCGGCCCACGGTGGTCCTAAGCCCAAATGGTCCCAAGCTAAATGGGTCGGGCCCgcgggcctaaacgggcctaacgggctttttcGTTCCAggctattatttttttttttttttatctaaggcactttcttgtaaactatatatgtatatactagtataaattgcttatactAGTATTAAGGGGTAGTTACAATGAAATTCAGTAtggtaattatacctatggtaaacttataagagtgtgtacacaagaaggattaaacttgtgtaatgagctaaagctttctacacagcttaagattgataagTTTAAAGAGAAATCCTAATTAGGTGACTTctgtacccagttcggtttacccggaacctctactcaaagtaggaagaagaagaaaaacagatatcataggtatcctaacccggatagcccgtataagaaaaagaggtcaagatataggtctaaggaagagcgtgatactagaaaagcgcatcgaaaatctactcgatttacgaagaatagatcaaagagagatctcgctgatattaagtgttataagtgtggaatgtTTGGTCATATtgctccaaattgcaagcttcaaaagctgaagaccttagaactcgatgatgagttacgcgataaggtttatagcttgttatacacttcaggatcaaaatctgactattactctgaGACTGAATTTGAGGATgaagttgatttaattgatttatctgatagtgataaaaatgttgatacttcttgcataacatgcaaaggtgatatttgtacttgtgatgatgacgaattttataaattgcactcacaatttcatgatttgaatatgaaaactattacatctgataatgtaatagaacttttaaaagaagttaccgatgaaaaacttcatgaaaaaattattaatttagctgcaagttctagttctagtagttcaaaaccttttgaaaaatataagaacgaatttgaatattttgcgccttattctttgtctgaaattaataaacgactTCATAAGTCCAGTACACCTAGCAGAGATgcttattttgatgatttgaaaattgaaatatagaatttaaaaagagatattaagtctcttaaacaaaatcaaatgatttgtgatcatcggattactcaaattgagaaaaataattctctaactgattttccaactgatttttcggctaaaggaatttccgaatcttcaaatgaaaagggaaaagaaatttctgatcagattgattcgattaatgaaaattctgataTGTTTTTAGGAATGATGCAGGTTGTTATGTCTCATAAGTGGTACATTAAATgtactatcttgattgataatactTTATCTCTAACTGATGTAGCAATGATTGATAGTGGAGAAGATGTAAGTTGTATTCAAGAGGGTCTTGTtcctactaaatattttcaaaagaccactcatttggtaaaatctgcttctggtcatgctttagatatagagtataaattaccaaatactcgtattggccaaaatagagtttgtattcctcatttcttctttttggtaaaaaaccagttataccctccgattatacttggaactctttttattaatgctatttatccttttaataacatagatgcacagggtttttctgctacttatcaagataaagagataaattattcttttgttacgaatcccgtaactagagatattaacgccttgattaatatgaaacaaaggcatgttgattcattacaattaaaaatattgagcatgaatatattcgatactttacaatctgctaaggttcagcaaaagattaaattgattgctgaacagATGGTTGTTGATGTTTGCGCTGAtctccctagtgccttttggaatcgAAAAAAGGCgtattgtaactcttccttacGAAGAAAAATTCTCCGAGGATTATatccctactaaatctcgaccttgccagatgaatgctgaattAGTCGAATtatgcaaaaacgagattgacagcttgttacaaaagggtttgataaaaccctcaaaatctccttggtcatgttcggccttttatgttaataatgctgcaGAAAAGGAATGTGGTATTCttagattagttataaattacAAACCGTTGAATAAACATctgaaatggattagatatctTATCCCCAATAAAAGAGACTtgctatctagattatatgacgccaatatattttcaaaattcgatttaaaatctggatattggcaaattcaaatttttaaagagcatacttatagaactgcttttaatgttccatttggtcaatatgaatggaatgtcatgccatttggtttaaaaaatgccccttctgaatttcagaaaattatgaatgatatttttaacccttatctagattttatcatcatttatattgacgacatattagtattttctaaaacattagagatgcatattaagcatcttgatatttttaagaaaattgtaatacaaaacggtttagtaatttctaaaccaaaaatgagtctattccaaacaaatgttcgatttttaggtcataatatttgccaaggaaaaattaccccgatacaaagatcgattgattttgcctcaaaatttcctgatgttattactgacaggactcaattacaaagatttttgggaagtttgaattatatatctcctttctacaaaagtttatctcgtgatctagcccctctatacgacaGGATGAAAAAGGATCATAAGCAGCCTTGGATTGACCAGCGTACtacgttagtcaaaagtattaaacagcgtgttaagtctttaccttgcttaactcttgctaatcctacATGGCAAAAAATTATTGAGACTGATGCGTCCAACGTTGGCTACGGtgggattttaaaacaagtgaatcccaacaataagagtgaatacctgataagatttcactctggtaaatggaccgaagcccagaagaaatatgctactgtggctcatgaaatgttaactattgttaaatatgttttaaaatttcaagacgatttatataatcaaaagtttttaataaaaactgatgctcaatctgttaaatatatgtttgacaaagatttcaaacatgatacgtctaaattaatatttgctagatggcaagctcaactggcgcctattgattttgaaattcaatacaaaaaaggaattgataattcccttccggatttcttATCCTGAGAATACCTTGATTAATTGTGAATTTCTATACGACTTTTCTAGAGGAAGAATTATTAATTACTATCCTTAAAGTGGTTAGATTAAATCGAGATCTACAAAGTCTCATAATTGAATTGATAATTGAAGATATCGTTGATAACCTGattgaaaataatttttctattcATGATTATGCTGAAATTGTTAGGGATAATATGTTGG
This genomic stretch from Nicotiana sylvestris chromosome 9, ASM39365v2, whole genome shotgun sequence harbors:
- the LOC138878404 gene encoding secreted RxLR effector protein 161-like gives rise to the protein MISVFLLLPTLSRGSGIGLCAGFQENPKESYLTDVKRILRYLKGTTDLGHWYPKGSNFNLVGYADVDYVGFLVDRKSTSGMADFLGSCLVSWATKKQNSVALSTVEAEYVAAASCCAQLLWIKQ